One Echinicola strongylocentroti DNA window includes the following coding sequences:
- a CDS encoding porin family protein, protein MKKVIFAFIAVSLFVWDANAQRRTPASAQNSSFGIRGGANFFNWGGDDGSNNDYTNRAGFHAGIYGNMFVTDNFAIEPGVYYSQKGTTADNFAESRAVLQYIDVPILLRFYASDGFNIFAGPQGSILTKATYEGDAFGNTFEFETDDVNDLDAGLVFGVGYNLPVGLNVQGSYDLGLTPVFKESDAKIYNRGFKVSLGYSF, encoded by the coding sequence ATGAAAAAAGTAATTTTTGCATTTATCGCAGTTTCATTATTTGTATGGGATGCCAATGCGCAGAGAAGAACACCTGCCAGTGCACAGAACAGTAGTTTTGGTATCCGGGGCGGTGCGAACTTCTTCAATTGGGGAGGTGATGACGGCTCCAATAACGATTATACCAACAGGGCTGGCTTTCACGCCGGGATTTATGGTAACATGTTTGTGACCGATAATTTCGCCATTGAGCCAGGGGTGTATTATTCACAGAAAGGTACCACAGCAGATAATTTTGCAGAGTCCAGGGCTGTTTTACAGTACATCGATGTGCCGATCCTTTTGAGATTCTACGCCAGTGATGGGTTTAATATCTTTGCTGGTCCCCAAGGGTCTATTTTGACCAAGGCAACTTATGAGGGAGATGCATTCGGTAACACCTTTGAATTTGAGACGGACGATGTCAATGACCTGGATGCAGGTCTGGTATTCGGTGTGGGGTATAACCTGCCCGTGGGCCTTAATGTACAGGGTAGTTATGACTTAGGCCTGACTCCAGTATTCAAAGAGTCTGATGCCAAAATTTACAATAGAGGATTTAAAGTCTCGCTAGGCTATAGTTTCTAA
- a CDS encoding porin family protein: MKTRSIILFIVLMCGFQQLYGQTGIRAGWNYSDIKGIGSDGSSGFHAGLYHKINLGLLAIEPGIQYTRKGCKVDDMGSTGKERLHYLDVPVLVRLGFLPLFNVFAGPQASVLLARSYEGTTDMTSLDGLTKFDIGGVVGVGLNLPLGFNIQGSYDFGFVDMNYNDVDTKNSVFKVSLGKSF; the protein is encoded by the coding sequence ATGAAAACACGCAGTATAATTTTATTCATCGTATTGATGTGCGGCTTCCAGCAGCTTTATGGACAGACAGGAATCAGGGCAGGTTGGAATTATTCTGATATCAAAGGAATAGGGTCTGATGGGAGCTCAGGGTTTCATGCGGGGCTATATCACAAGATCAATTTAGGACTTTTGGCAATAGAGCCAGGGATTCAGTACACTCGTAAAGGATGTAAAGTGGACGATATGGGTTCTACCGGTAAAGAGCGGCTGCACTATTTGGATGTGCCCGTTTTGGTCCGATTAGGTTTTCTGCCACTGTTCAATGTATTCGCAGGGCCCCAAGCTTCAGTTCTACTAGCTAGGAGCTATGAAGGGACCACTGATATGACCTCCTTAGACGGGTTGACCAAGTTTGACATAGGCGGTGTCGTCGGAGTAGGGTTAAACCTTCCTCTGGGCTTTAATATCCAAGGAAGCTACGATTTTGGATTTGTGGACATGAATTATAATGATGTCGACACCAAGAACAGTGTGTTTAAGGTTTCGCTTGGCAAAAGCTTCTGA
- a CDS encoding Gfo/Idh/MocA family protein yields the protein MKRRQFIQHSALASAALSFPNISFGQKKDKLGVALVGLGGYSTGQLAPALQMTSHCYLAGIVTGTPSKAEKWQEQYGIPDKNIYNYENFETIADNPDIDVIYVVLPNSMHTEYAIKAAEAGKHVWCEKPMAKTVKECQQIIDACNKNHAKLSIGYRMQHEPNTQQFREFVKTQKYGELKMLEAVAGFYMNSSGIWRLDKEMGGGAMYDMGVYPINGVRYISGQEPISVMAYESVMRPEKFDEVDETMNYMLEFPNGLMANCATSFGMNMGRLTVTCRSGNFRLEPFQSYSGIKGFASDGTQFTNQVKSQQAVQMDDDALAILQDKPVMVPGEEGLRDVMVVEAAFKSAREGVRVPIG from the coding sequence ATGAAGCGACGACAATTTATCCAACATTCTGCTTTGGCCTCGGCTGCCTTGAGTTTTCCTAATATTTCCTTTGGACAAAAAAAGGACAAGCTTGGAGTGGCGTTGGTGGGACTTGGGGGATATAGCACGGGTCAGTTAGCACCGGCACTTCAGATGACGTCCCATTGCTATCTGGCAGGTATCGTGACAGGTACCCCGTCCAAAGCTGAAAAGTGGCAGGAGCAATACGGTATTCCGGATAAAAACATTTACAATTACGAGAACTTCGAAACCATAGCTGACAATCCTGATATTGATGTGATCTATGTCGTTCTCCCTAACAGCATGCATACCGAATATGCGATCAAAGCCGCAGAGGCAGGCAAGCATGTCTGGTGCGAAAAACCCATGGCCAAGACTGTTAAGGAGTGTCAACAGATCATCGATGCCTGTAATAAAAACCACGCCAAGCTCTCGATAGGCTACCGGATGCAGCACGAGCCCAATACCCAGCAATTTCGGGAATTTGTAAAAACCCAAAAATATGGCGAGCTGAAGATGCTGGAAGCGGTAGCAGGCTTTTATATGAACAGCAGTGGGATTTGGCGATTGGACAAGGAAATGGGCGGTGGAGCGATGTATGACATGGGCGTCTATCCGATCAATGGCGTTCGCTACATCAGTGGACAGGAACCGATTTCTGTCATGGCCTATGAGAGTGTCATGCGTCCGGAGAAGTTTGATGAGGTGGACGAAACCATGAACTATATGCTCGAATTCCCAAATGGTTTGATGGCCAATTGTGCCACGAGTTTTGGGATGAACATGGGGCGGTTGACGGTGACCTGTCGCAGCGGTAATTTCAGATTGGAGCCCTTTCAGTCCTACAGTGGTATCAAGGGCTTTGCCAGTGACGGTACACAATTTACCAATCAAGTGAAAAGCCAGCAGGCGGTGCAGATGGATGATGATGCGCTGGCCATATTACAGGACAAGCCTGTGATGGTGCCTGGAGAGGAAGGTCTTCGAGATGTGATGGTGGTAGAAGCTGCTTTTAAATCTGCCAGAGAAGGCGTGCGGGTACCTATTGGGTAA
- a CDS encoding carbohydrate kinase family protein — MNKKAVIFGEMLWDCFPDKNLPGGAPMNVALHIQHLGIETTFISKTGHDQLGADLLSFVAKNGLDGTFIQEDNAHETSRVVVDNSDKENIKYEIVQPVAWDFMEWNEKMQQKVSEADVFVFGSLAARSEQSRNTLFKLLKTNTLKVLDINIRAPHYTTDLLQQLLNKAEVLKINDDELEILTESFGLPKGEKASIELLTKTFDLKMVCITKGAYGAMIFDGHDMHHHAGYKVAVEDTVGSGDAFLSGFIYQFLQGKQPAEILDFACALGALVATQKGGTPRYEAEQIQAIQKGS, encoded by the coding sequence ATGAACAAAAAAGCAGTAATCTTCGGTGAAATGCTTTGGGATTGCTTCCCTGACAAAAACCTGCCCGGCGGTGCTCCCATGAACGTCGCCTTACACATTCAGCACCTGGGAATCGAAACCACTTTTATCTCCAAAACAGGCCATGACCAACTTGGGGCGGATTTGTTGTCATTTGTAGCAAAAAATGGGCTTGACGGCACATTTATTCAAGAAGACAACGCTCATGAGACCAGTCGCGTAGTGGTGGACAACTCCGACAAAGAGAACATCAAATATGAAATCGTCCAGCCAGTAGCTTGGGACTTTATGGAGTGGAATGAAAAGATGCAGCAAAAGGTGAGCGAAGCTGATGTATTTGTATTTGGCAGTCTTGCGGCCAGAAGTGAACAAAGCCGCAATACCCTTTTCAAATTACTAAAAACCAACACACTAAAAGTACTGGACATCAACATTCGGGCACCGCATTATACCACAGACCTCCTCCAGCAGCTTCTCAATAAGGCTGAAGTGCTCAAGATCAATGATGATGAATTGGAAATTCTTACTGAAAGCTTTGGTTTGCCAAAGGGTGAAAAGGCCAGCATCGAACTACTCACCAAGACATTTGACCTCAAGATGGTATGCATCACCAAAGGAGCATATGGTGCCATGATCTTTGACGGCCATGATATGCACCATCATGCTGGGTATAAGGTGGCAGTAGAAGACACGGTGGGTTCGGGAGATGCCTTTCTCAGTGGCTTCATCTACCAATTCCTCCAAGGAAAACAACCGGCCGAAATCCTTGATTTTGCCTGTGCGCTCGGTGCTTTGGTGGCTACACAGAAGGGCGGGACTCCGCGGTATGAGGCTGAACAAATTCAGGCCATACAAAAAGGCAGTTGA
- a CDS encoding sugar porter family MFS transporter gives MNSKKYVIFLSIVAALGGFLFGFDTAVISGAERFIQEKWQLSDWTHGMAVAIALYGTVIGALFGGIPADKFGRKTSLLWIGVLYFVSALGSALAPEVFSFMFFRFIGGLGVGASSVVAPMYISEIAPAKNRGVLVALYQFNIVFGILMAYFSNYLIGIADLNESWRWMMGMEAIPALVYTVLSIKVPKSPRWLIAHQNNVEEATAILTRTDPEGVDEAIRLAIEERNREKSTIGFAVLFKSSHLKTTMLAVLIAMFNQLSGINAIIYFAPRVFEMAGIDEESALLSTIGIGAVNMVATLIGLYLIDRIGRKKLMLIGSIGYIISLLLIAYSFSGGIISTSFLPIFVFIFIASHAVGQGSVIWVFISEVFPNETRAYGQSIGCFTHWILAAVIANVFPFFANAFGAVSIFGFFAVMMGLQLIWVMTKMPETKGRSLEEIQQDLASGKN, from the coding sequence ATGAATAGTAAAAAGTACGTAATCTTTCTTTCCATTGTCGCCGCATTGGGAGGTTTCTTGTTTGGATTTGACACGGCGGTCATCTCCGGTGCAGAACGATTTATCCAGGAAAAATGGCAACTCAGTGACTGGACACATGGCATGGCCGTCGCCATCGCCCTCTACGGGACGGTCATTGGTGCCTTGTTTGGTGGTATTCCGGCTGATAAATTCGGGAGGAAGACTTCCCTGCTGTGGATTGGCGTGCTGTACTTTGTTTCCGCACTGGGCTCTGCCCTTGCCCCGGAAGTCTTCAGCTTTATGTTTTTTAGGTTTATAGGAGGATTGGGTGTGGGTGCCTCTTCAGTGGTGGCCCCGATGTACATCAGTGAGATCGCTCCTGCCAAAAACCGTGGAGTGCTGGTGGCGCTGTATCAATTCAACATTGTCTTTGGGATCCTGATGGCTTATTTCTCAAATTACCTGATCGGGATAGCCGATCTGAACGAAAGCTGGCGCTGGATGATGGGCATGGAGGCCATTCCAGCCTTGGTCTACACGGTACTTTCCATCAAGGTACCTAAAAGCCCCCGCTGGCTCATCGCACACCAAAATAACGTGGAAGAGGCTACTGCCATCCTCACCAGGACAGACCCTGAAGGGGTGGATGAAGCCATCCGTCTGGCCATAGAAGAACGCAACCGTGAAAAATCAACAATCGGATTTGCGGTACTCTTCAAGAGCAGTCATCTCAAAACCACCATGCTGGCCGTGTTGATTGCCATGTTCAACCAATTGTCGGGGATCAATGCCATCATTTATTTTGCGCCAAGAGTATTCGAAATGGCAGGAATCGACGAAGAAAGTGCCTTGCTTTCTACCATTGGCATAGGAGCCGTTAATATGGTCGCCACTTTGATTGGCCTATACCTTATTGATAGGATCGGAAGAAAAAAACTGATGCTTATAGGCTCCATAGGGTATATTATTTCCCTGTTGCTCATTGCCTATTCCTTCTCGGGAGGGATCATTAGCACATCGTTCTTGCCGATTTTTGTCTTCATTTTCATTGCCTCCCATGCCGTAGGACAGGGAAGTGTGATCTGGGTCTTCATTTCGGAAGTCTTCCCCAACGAAACCCGCGCCTATGGACAATCCATCGGCTGCTTTACCCATTGGATCTTGGCAGCTGTCATCGCCAATGTTTTCCCTTTCTTCGCCAATGCCTTCGGTGCTGTAAGCATCTTTGGGTTCTTTGCGGTCATGATGGGCTTACAGCTGATCTGGGTAATGACCAAAATGCCAGAAACCAAAGGAAGGTCATTGGAAGAAATCCAACAGGACCTCGCATCAGGAAAAAATTAG
- a CDS encoding glycoside hydrolase family 32 protein has product MNNLIKPILPILVLASIFSCSPNTSEQEKKDEKSFDEQFRPQYHFSPPQQWMNDPNGMVYLDGEYHLFYQHYPDSNVWGPMHWGHAVSKDLLHWEHLPIALYPDSLGYIFSGSAVIDHGNTTGLGENGKDPMVAIYTYHHDKDGQSQGIAFSNDKGRSWTKYSDNPVLKSPGIPDFRDPKVSWYDQGNGKGKWIMTLAVKDKISFYSSPNLIDWTHESDFNPEWAAYGGVWECPDLFPLEASNGEEKWVLLVSINPGGPNGGSATQYFTGNFDGQQFTTEGQKVKWIDYGADDYAGVTWSNIPKEDGRRLFIGWMSNWQYATIVPTTAWRSAMTLPRELELVSVEGDDRLASRPIRETKGLRSSSESIQGPTHQLKAPLFELELTKANHEKASLTLSNELGEKVVFKIDGDQLAFDRSSSGKTDFEAGFGNLHTAPLSGVDIKSLRVFADRSSLEFFINDGELVMTEIIFPNAPYLKLDFEGFNENAKVHYLASIWDH; this is encoded by the coding sequence ATGAACAATCTGATCAAACCTATACTACCTATCCTAGTTTTGGCGAGCATTTTCTCTTGCTCGCCAAACACTAGCGAGCAAGAGAAAAAGGATGAAAAGTCCTTTGATGAGCAGTTTCGCCCCCAATATCACTTCTCCCCTCCTCAGCAGTGGATGAATGATCCCAACGGCATGGTGTACCTTGATGGTGAATATCACTTATTCTACCAGCATTATCCTGACAGCAATGTCTGGGGACCGATGCACTGGGGCCACGCTGTTTCGAAAGACCTCCTTCACTGGGAGCATTTGCCTATAGCACTCTATCCAGACAGCCTTGGGTATATTTTCTCAGGAAGTGCCGTCATAGACCATGGTAACACCACAGGGTTGGGAGAAAACGGCAAGGATCCGATGGTGGCCATTTACACCTATCATCATGACAAAGACGGGCAAAGTCAAGGTATCGCCTTCAGCAATGACAAAGGACGATCATGGACCAAGTACAGTGACAACCCCGTACTGAAGAGCCCTGGAATACCGGATTTTAGAGATCCAAAAGTAAGCTGGTACGACCAAGGAAATGGCAAAGGGAAGTGGATCATGACTTTAGCCGTAAAGGACAAAATCAGCTTTTATTCTTCTCCAAACCTGATTGACTGGACGCATGAAAGTGATTTTAATCCCGAGTGGGCGGCTTATGGGGGCGTATGGGAATGTCCGGACCTCTTTCCACTGGAGGCGTCAAATGGAGAGGAAAAATGGGTGCTCTTGGTCAGCATCAATCCCGGGGGACCTAACGGAGGATCAGCCACCCAATACTTCACGGGTAATTTTGACGGCCAGCAGTTTACCACAGAAGGCCAGAAAGTCAAATGGATCGATTATGGAGCTGACGATTATGCCGGAGTCACTTGGTCAAATATCCCCAAAGAAGATGGCAGAAGGCTGTTTATTGGCTGGATGAGCAATTGGCAATATGCTACTATCGTGCCCACCACTGCTTGGAGATCGGCCATGACGCTGCCACGGGAATTGGAGTTGGTTTCAGTGGAGGGAGATGACAGGTTGGCTTCGCGCCCAATCCGTGAGACAAAGGGTCTCCGCAGTTCTTCCGAGTCTATTCAAGGCCCAACACATCAATTGAAAGCGCCTTTATTTGAACTGGAACTGACAAAAGCAAATCACGAAAAGGCAAGCCTTACACTTAGCAATGAGCTAGGTGAAAAAGTTGTCTTTAAAATAGACGGTGATCAGTTGGCTTTTGACCGTAGTAGCTCTGGGAAAACTGATTTTGAAGCAGGTTTCGGGAACCTCCACACCGCTCCCCTTTCTGGTGTGGACATAAAAAGTCTCCGCGTCTTTGCTGACCGCTCATCTTTGGAGTTTTTTATCAATGACGGAGAGTTGGTAATGACCGAAATCATTTTCCCCAACGCTCCTTATTTAAAACTGGACTTTGAGGGTTTTAATGAGAATGCAAAAGTGCATTATTTAGCGTCAATTTGGGACCATTGA
- a CDS encoding glycoside hydrolase family 32 protein: MNKHTQNILLAIPILLMCHFTALASEIELKITKRYLNFPVSQHEVRHKMTFRSEGQPELNIVIRLTAGEPDYWVFKDVSNLKGKTLTISYEGDQAALSQIYQDNEIAGADSLYQEHNRPQFHFTTRRGWINDPNGLLYHNGEYHLFYQHNPYEREWENMHWGHAVSHDLIHWKELPDALYPDELGTMFSGSAVIDYQNTAGWNEGDTPALVAAYTAASPERQTQGIAYSLDKGRTFTKYQGNPVIDSKEKWNSVDTRDPKVFWYEPSDHWVMVLNERDGHSIYISQDLKNWEYQSHTTGFWECPELFELPVDGDPEHTKWVMYGASGTYMLGEFDGKAFTPTAGKYRYVSGPVYAAQTFTNVKDGRRIQMGWGQISHPGMPFKGMMMLPTEFHLRNTNDGPRLFNQPVKETEQLFTSVNRWSNLSTEEANEALEEYAEKGTLRIKTRIQLSHATSAGLNLFGQHIIDYDLNFNKLNDAFYSPDDPTSMEITADIYIDKTSIEVFVDEGAFTLVMPRTPEESNEEGFHFWGNNITIKNLEVFKAASIWE, from the coding sequence ATGAATAAACACACTCAAAATATCCTGTTAGCAATACCTATACTGCTAATGTGCCATTTCACTGCTTTGGCCAGCGAAATAGAACTGAAAATCACCAAAAGGTACCTTAACTTCCCTGTTTCCCAGCACGAAGTACGGCATAAAATGACGTTCCGAAGTGAAGGTCAGCCAGAACTGAATATCGTCATCAGACTTACTGCCGGAGAACCCGACTATTGGGTCTTTAAGGATGTTTCCAACCTAAAAGGAAAAACCCTTACCATCAGCTACGAGGGAGATCAAGCGGCACTGTCCCAAATCTACCAAGACAATGAAATCGCTGGTGCAGATAGCCTTTATCAAGAACACAACAGACCACAGTTTCACTTTACCACCCGCCGTGGATGGATCAATGACCCCAATGGGCTACTTTATCATAATGGAGAATATCACCTATTTTACCAGCACAATCCCTACGAAAGGGAATGGGAAAACATGCACTGGGGCCATGCTGTCAGCCATGACCTGATCCACTGGAAAGAACTGCCAGATGCCCTCTACCCTGATGAGCTAGGAACCATGTTTTCGGGCTCAGCCGTCATCGACTATCAAAATACCGCAGGCTGGAACGAAGGAGATACACCTGCCCTGGTGGCCGCTTACACTGCTGCAAGCCCCGAAAGACAAACCCAAGGCATCGCTTATAGCTTGGACAAGGGACGGACCTTTACCAAATATCAAGGCAATCCGGTCATCGACTCTAAAGAAAAATGGAACAGTGTGGACACTAGGGATCCCAAAGTATTTTGGTATGAACCTAGTGATCACTGGGTAATGGTACTCAATGAACGGGATGGGCATTCGATCTATATTTCGCAGGACCTTAAAAATTGGGAATACCAAAGCCATACCACCGGTTTTTGGGAATGCCCAGAGCTCTTCGAACTACCCGTGGACGGAGATCCTGAGCACACCAAATGGGTGATGTACGGTGCATCAGGAACCTATATGCTAGGTGAATTTGACGGCAAGGCCTTTACTCCCACTGCTGGAAAATATCGCTATGTATCCGGTCCCGTATACGCCGCCCAGACCTTTACGAATGTCAAGGATGGACGAAGAATCCAAATGGGATGGGGCCAGATCAGCCATCCCGGTATGCCCTTTAAAGGGATGATGATGCTCCCTACGGAATTTCACCTCCGCAATACCAACGACGGCCCGAGGCTCTTTAACCAACCTGTAAAAGAAACCGAACAACTCTTCACCTCAGTCAACCGATGGAGCAACCTAAGTACCGAAGAAGCCAATGAAGCCTTAGAAGAATACGCGGAAAAAGGGACATTAAGAATCAAGACCCGCATCCAACTCTCCCATGCCACCAGTGCTGGGCTCAACCTCTTTGGTCAACACATCATTGATTATGACCTTAACTTCAACAAACTGAATGATGCTTTCTATTCTCCCGATGATCCGACCAGCATGGAAATCACCGCTGATATCTACATCGATAAGACCAGCATCGAAGTATTTGTCGATGAAGGAGCCTTTACCTTGGTCATGCCAAGAACTCCAGAGGAAAGCAATGAAGAAGGCTTCCATTTTTGGGGAAATAACATCACCATCAAAAACCTGGAGGTGTTTAAAGCAGCATCCATTTGGGAATAA